A window of the Streptomyces sp. Ag109_O5-10 genome harbors these coding sequences:
- a CDS encoding diguanylate cyclase domain-containing protein encodes MGEDNRLAAVVALAQGMAAAHTPHECWHAAAAGACRALDGSFAALSVWERELGRLRVLVNVGERAPDEEEYPEAEAYPVHQFPEITEFLHERWAGGGGPNAWVETAEGAAAGRPGYSHQRVAALRRRGRGCCLVAPIVLHGRAWGELYVARAVRAPVFDRADADFATVLASVVAAGIAQTERLEEARRLAYTDALTGLANRRAVDVRLDEAVEQHRAEGAVVSLVVCDLNGLKKVNDTCGHAVGDRLLERFGSVLSLCGAMLPGALAARLGGDEFCLLAVGPPADEVVKAAGELCRRAGELELGEGVACGVASTADPIGPVRSGRRLFRLADAAQYRAKALRAVRPVVAGREGPDDPVVRLADAPPPERAERRSFRGRRGL; translated from the coding sequence ATGGGTGAGGACAACCGGCTCGCCGCCGTCGTGGCGCTGGCCCAGGGCATGGCTGCGGCTCACACCCCACATGAGTGCTGGCACGCCGCCGCGGCCGGTGCCTGCCGTGCGCTGGACGGCAGTTTCGCCGCGCTCTCCGTCTGGGAGCGCGAGCTCGGCCGGCTCCGGGTCCTCGTGAACGTCGGGGAGCGCGCCCCGGACGAGGAGGAGTACCCGGAGGCCGAGGCCTACCCGGTGCACCAGTTCCCGGAGATCACCGAGTTCCTCCACGAACGCTGGGCGGGCGGCGGCGGCCCCAACGCCTGGGTCGAGACCGCCGAGGGTGCGGCCGCCGGCCGCCCCGGCTACTCCCACCAGCGCGTCGCCGCCCTGCGTCGCCGGGGCCGCGGCTGCTGCCTGGTCGCCCCGATCGTGCTGCACGGCAGGGCCTGGGGCGAGCTGTACGTGGCCCGCGCCGTCCGCGCCCCCGTCTTCGACCGCGCCGACGCCGACTTCGCCACCGTCCTCGCCTCCGTCGTCGCCGCCGGGATCGCGCAGACCGAGCGTCTCGAGGAGGCCCGCCGGCTCGCGTACACCGACGCCCTCACCGGGCTCGCCAACCGCCGTGCCGTCGACGTACGCCTCGACGAGGCGGTCGAGCAGCACCGCGCCGAGGGGGCCGTGGTCAGCCTCGTCGTGTGCGACCTCAACGGGCTGAAGAAGGTCAACGACACCTGCGGGCACGCCGTCGGCGACCGTCTCCTCGAACGTTTCGGCTCGGTGCTGTCGCTGTGCGGGGCGATGCTGCCGGGTGCGCTGGCCGCGCGGCTCGGCGGCGACGAGTTCTGCCTGCTCGCGGTCGGCCCGCCGGCCGACGAGGTGGTCAAGGCGGCCGGCGAACTCTGCCGCCGGGCAGGAGAGTTGGAGCTGGGGGAGGGGGTCGCGTGCGGGGTCGCCTCGACCGCGGACCCGATCGGTCCGGTGCGCTCGGGGCGCCGGCTGTTCCGGCTCGCCGACGCGGCCCAGTACCGGGCCAAGGCGCTGCGCGCCGTGCGGCCGGTGGTGGCCGGACGGGAGGGTCCGGACGATCCCGTGGTGCGGCTGGCCGACGCGCCGCCGCCGGAGCGGGCGGAGCGGCGGAGCTTCCGCGGCCGCCGGGGACTGTGA
- a CDS encoding enoyl-CoA hydratase/isomerase family protein: MSEERFGEFVLVRRHGKVAEFVLDRPQAMNAVSAEMARSIVAACAALSADRDARVVVLTSSHERAFCVGADLKERNAMSDAELLRARPLSRGAYTGVLELPMPTIAAVHGYALGGGFELALSCDVIVADGTAVVGLPEVSVGVIPGGGGTQLLPRRVGAARAAELIFSARRVEAPEARALGLVDELVEKGQDREAALELAARMAANSPVGLRAAKRALRLGHGLDLRAGLEVEDAAWRTVAFSGDRAEGVAAFNEKRRPEWPGE, encoded by the coding sequence GTGAGCGAGGAGCGGTTCGGGGAGTTCGTGCTGGTACGACGGCACGGCAAGGTCGCCGAGTTCGTGCTGGACCGGCCCCAGGCCATGAACGCGGTGTCGGCGGAGATGGCGCGTTCGATCGTGGCCGCGTGCGCGGCCCTGAGCGCCGACCGGGACGCCCGGGTGGTCGTGCTGACCTCCTCGCACGAGCGGGCGTTCTGTGTCGGCGCCGACCTGAAGGAGCGCAACGCGATGAGCGACGCGGAGCTGCTCCGGGCGCGGCCGCTGTCGCGCGGGGCGTACACCGGCGTGCTGGAGCTGCCGATGCCGACGATCGCCGCCGTACACGGCTACGCGCTCGGCGGGGGCTTCGAACTGGCGCTGTCCTGCGACGTGATCGTGGCCGACGGCACCGCCGTGGTGGGCCTGCCCGAGGTGTCGGTGGGCGTGATCCCGGGCGGCGGTGGCACGCAGCTGCTGCCGCGCCGGGTGGGCGCGGCCCGCGCGGCCGAGCTGATCTTCTCGGCGCGGCGGGTGGAGGCGCCGGAGGCACGGGCGCTGGGTCTCGTCGACGAGCTGGTGGAGAAGGGGCAGGACCGGGAGGCGGCGCTGGAGCTGGCGGCCCGGATGGCGGCGAACTCGCCGGTGGGCCTGCGGGCGGCGAAGCGCGCGTTGCGGCTGGGGCACGGGCTGGACCTGCGGGCCGGCCTGGAGGTGGAGGACGCGGCCTGGCGGACGGTGGCGTTCTCGGGGGACCGGGCGGAAGGGGTCGCGGCGTTCAACGAGAAGCGGCGGCCGGAGTGGCCGGGGGAGTGA
- a CDS encoding adenylate/guanylate cyclase domain-containing protein — MTVDDTGSGEGADAADSGEDPLALRLEGLILGAERRYTPFQAARSAGVSMELASRFWRAMGFADIGQAKALTEADVLALRRLAGLVEAGLLSEAMAVQVARSTGQTTARLAEWQMDSFLEGLTEPPEPGMTRTEVTYPIVELLLPELEEFLVYVWRRQLAASAGRVVQATDDEEMVDRRLAVGFADLVGFTRLTRRMEEEELGELVEAFETTAADLVAARGGRLIKTLGDEVLYAADDAGVAADIALRLVETMANDETMPELRVGMAFGTVTTRMGDVFGTTVNLASRLTSIAPRDAVLVDSAFAEELIRVGEAPASEAAAAEEAATAEKEGEEPPVYRFALQPMWQRPVRGLGVVEPWLLTRRDEAVPPA; from the coding sequence GTGACCGTCGACGACACGGGCTCCGGCGAGGGCGCGGACGCCGCCGACTCCGGCGAGGACCCCCTCGCGCTGCGTCTCGAAGGCCTGATCCTCGGGGCCGAGCGCCGTTACACCCCCTTTCAGGCGGCCCGCAGCGCCGGCGTCTCCATGGAGCTGGCGTCGAGGTTCTGGCGGGCGATGGGTTTCGCCGACATCGGCCAGGCCAAGGCGCTGACGGAGGCCGACGTGCTGGCCCTGCGCCGGCTCGCCGGTCTCGTCGAGGCGGGGCTGCTCAGCGAGGCCATGGCGGTGCAGGTCGCGCGGTCCACGGGGCAGACCACCGCCCGTCTGGCGGAGTGGCAGATGGATTCCTTCCTGGAGGGCCTGACCGAGCCGCCCGAGCCGGGCATGACCCGCACCGAGGTCACGTACCCGATCGTCGAACTGCTCCTGCCCGAGCTGGAGGAGTTCCTCGTCTACGTCTGGCGCCGCCAGCTCGCCGCCTCGGCCGGCCGGGTCGTGCAGGCCACCGACGACGAGGAGATGGTCGACCGCCGCCTCGCCGTCGGCTTCGCCGACCTCGTCGGCTTCACCCGGCTGACCCGGCGCATGGAGGAGGAGGAGCTCGGCGAACTGGTCGAGGCCTTCGAGACCACCGCCGCCGACCTGGTGGCGGCCCGTGGCGGCCGGCTCATCAAGACCCTCGGCGACGAGGTCCTGTACGCGGCCGACGACGCCGGTGTCGCCGCCGACATCGCGCTGCGCCTGGTGGAGACCATGGCGAACGACGAGACGATGCCGGAGCTGCGGGTCGGCATGGCCTTCGGCACGGTCACCACCCGAATGGGCGATGTCTTCGGTACGACCGTGAACCTCGCCTCCCGCCTCACCTCGATAGCCCCGCGCGACGCCGTGCTCGTGGACAGCGCGTTCGCGGAGGAACTGATCCGGGTCGGGGAGGCGCCGGCCTCGGAGGCGGCCGCCGCGGAGGAGGCGGCGACCGCCGAGAAGGAGGGCGAGGAGCCCCCGGTGTACCGCTTCGCGTTGCAGCCGATGTGGCAGCGTCCGGTGCGTGGCCTGGGCGTGGTCGAGCCCTGGCTGCTCACCCGCAGGGACGAGGCGGTCCCGCCCGCCTAG
- a CDS encoding biotin--[acetyl-CoA-carboxylase] ligase, translating to MTPRDAADANNNRWSDLDRPPLNGAGLRRALVRDGGHEGLYCDIEVVGRTGSTNSDLVARAVAGGADEGAVLVAEEQTAGRGRLDRQWTAPPRSGLFFSVLLKPAEVPVARWGWLPLLTGVAVATGLARAAGVDTALKWPNDLLVTVGDEERKAGGILAERAGEDGVVVGVGINVTLRAAELPVPQAGSLALAGAVSTDRETLLRAVLRSLEDWYGRWRAAGGDPGVSGLQEAYAAGCATLGRTVRAELPGDRALVGEAVAVDGDGRLVIATKEGVQEPVGAGDIVHLRPA from the coding sequence ATGACGCCGCGAGATGCAGCAGATGCGAACAACAATCGTTGGTCCGACCTGGACCGTCCACCGCTGAACGGGGCGGGGTTGCGTCGGGCCCTGGTGCGGGACGGCGGGCACGAAGGCCTGTACTGCGACATCGAGGTCGTGGGCCGTACCGGCTCCACCAATTCCGACCTCGTGGCGCGGGCCGTCGCGGGGGGCGCCGACGAGGGCGCGGTGCTGGTCGCCGAGGAGCAGACGGCGGGACGGGGACGGCTGGACCGGCAGTGGACGGCGCCGCCGCGCTCGGGCCTGTTCTTCTCGGTGCTGCTGAAGCCGGCCGAGGTGCCGGTGGCCCGCTGGGGCTGGCTGCCGCTGCTCACGGGGGTGGCGGTGGCGACGGGGCTGGCGCGGGCGGCGGGCGTCGACACGGCGCTCAAGTGGCCGAACGACCTCCTGGTCACCGTCGGTGACGAGGAGCGCAAGGCCGGGGGCATCCTCGCGGAGCGGGCCGGTGAGGACGGGGTGGTGGTCGGCGTCGGCATCAACGTCACGCTCCGCGCGGCGGAGCTGCCGGTGCCGCAGGCCGGGTCGCTGGCGCTGGCCGGGGCGGTGAGCACGGACCGGGAGACGCTGCTGCGGGCCGTCCTGCGGTCCCTGGAGGACTGGTACGGGCGCTGGCGTGCGGCGGGCGGCGATCCGGGCGTGAGCGGGCTCCAGGAGGCCTACGCGGCGGGTTGCGCGACGCTGGGGCGGACGGTGCGGGCGGAACTGCCCGGGGACCGGGCGCTGGTCGGCGAGGCGGTGGCGGTCGACGGCGACGGCAGACTGGTGATCGCCACGAAGGAGGGGGTCCAGGAGCCGGTGGGTGCGGGGGACATCGTGCACCTACGGCCCGCATGA
- a CDS encoding acyl-CoA carboxylase subunit beta produces the protein MSEPEEIDIHTTAGKLADLQRRVHEATHAGSERAVEKQHAKGKLTARERIELLLDEGSFIELDEFARHRSTNFGLEKNRPYGDGVVTGYGTVDGRPVAVFSQDFTVFGGALGEVYGQKIVKVMDFALKTGCPVIGINDSGGARIQEGVASLGAYGEIFRRNTHASGVIPQISLVVGPCAGGAVYSPAITDFTVMVDQTSHMFITGPDVIKTVTGEDVGFEELGGARTHNSVSGVAHHMAGDEKDAVEYVKQLLSYLPSNNLSEPPVFPEEADLAVTDEDRELDTLVPDSANQPYDIHTVIEHVLDDGEFFETQALFAPNIVTGFGRVEGHPVGIVANQPMQFAGCLDIKASEKASRFVRTCDAFNVPVITFVDVPGFLPGVDQEHDGIIRRGAKLIYAYAEATVPLITVITRKAFGGAYDVMGSKHLGADLNLAWPTAQIAVMGAQGAVNILHRRTIAEAADVEATRAQLIQEYEDTLLNPYTAAERGYIDAVIMPSDTRRHVVRGLRQLRTKRESLPPKKHGNIPL, from the coding sequence ATGTCCGAGCCGGAAGAGATCGACATTCACACGACCGCGGGGAAGCTCGCGGATCTCCAGCGCCGTGTCCACGAAGCGACACACGCCGGTTCGGAGCGCGCCGTCGAGAAGCAGCACGCCAAGGGCAAGCTGACGGCCCGTGAGCGGATCGAGCTGCTCCTCGACGAGGGCTCCTTCATCGAGCTGGACGAGTTCGCCCGGCACCGCTCCACCAACTTCGGCCTGGAGAAGAACCGCCCCTACGGCGACGGCGTCGTCACCGGGTACGGCACGGTCGACGGGCGTCCCGTCGCCGTCTTCTCGCAGGACTTCACCGTCTTCGGCGGCGCCCTCGGCGAGGTCTACGGCCAGAAGATCGTGAAGGTCATGGACTTCGCCCTGAAGACCGGCTGCCCGGTCATCGGCATCAACGACTCCGGCGGCGCCCGGATCCAGGAGGGGGTCGCCTCCCTCGGCGCGTACGGCGAGATCTTCCGCCGCAACACCCACGCGAGCGGCGTGATCCCGCAGATCTCGCTCGTCGTCGGCCCCTGCGCGGGCGGCGCCGTGTACTCCCCGGCCATCACCGACTTCACGGTCATGGTCGACCAGACGTCCCACATGTTCATCACGGGACCGGACGTCATCAAGACGGTCACCGGCGAGGACGTCGGCTTCGAGGAGCTGGGCGGCGCCCGGACCCACAACTCCGTCTCCGGCGTGGCCCACCACATGGCCGGCGACGAGAAGGACGCCGTCGAGTACGTCAAGCAGCTGCTGTCGTACCTGCCGTCCAACAACCTCTCCGAGCCCCCGGTCTTCCCCGAGGAGGCCGACCTCGCGGTCACCGACGAGGACCGCGAGCTGGACACCCTGGTCCCGGACAGCGCGAACCAGCCGTACGACATCCACACGGTGATCGAACACGTCCTCGACGACGGCGAGTTCTTCGAGACGCAGGCCCTGTTCGCCCCGAACATCGTCACCGGCTTCGGCCGCGTGGAGGGCCACCCGGTCGGCATCGTCGCCAACCAGCCGATGCAGTTCGCGGGCTGCCTGGACATCAAGGCGAGCGAGAAGGCCTCCCGCTTCGTCCGCACCTGCGACGCCTTCAACGTCCCGGTCATCACCTTCGTCGACGTCCCCGGCTTCCTGCCCGGCGTCGACCAGGAGCACGACGGCATCATCCGCCGCGGCGCCAAGCTGATCTACGCCTACGCCGAGGCCACCGTCCCCCTCATCACCGTCATCACCCGCAAGGCCTTCGGCGGCGCCTACGACGTCATGGGCTCCAAGCACCTGGGCGCCGACCTCAACCTCGCCTGGCCCACCGCCCAGATCGCCGTCATGGGCGCCCAGGGCGCGGTCAACATCCTGCACCGCCGCACCATCGCGGAGGCGGCCGACGTCGAGGCCACCCGGGCGCAGCTCATCCAGGAGTACGAGGACACCCTCCTCAACCCCTACACGGCGGCCGAACGCGGTTACATCGACGCGGTCATCATGCCGTCGGACACCCGCCGCCACGTCGTACGGGGCCTGCGCCAGCTCCGCACCAAGCGCGAGTCACTGCCCCCGAAGAAGCACGGCAACATCCCCCTCTAA
- a CDS encoding acyl-CoA carboxylase epsilon subunit: MTIKVIRGNPTPEELAAALAVVRARAAALAAVPPGTPRPASAWSDPGRIAQQRIPAPSPSAWSRTYWPS, encoded by the coding sequence GTGACGATCAAGGTCATACGGGGCAACCCGACCCCGGAGGAGCTGGCCGCCGCCCTGGCGGTCGTAAGGGCCCGTGCGGCTGCCCTCGCGGCCGTCCCGCCCGGCACCCCGCGACCCGCGAGCGCGTGGTCCGACCCGGGCCGCATCGCCCAGCAGCGGATCCCAGCCCCGAGTCCAAGCGCATGGAGCCGCACCTACTGGCCCTCCTGA
- the mmpB gene encoding morphogenic membrane protein MmpB: MLWSDPEDEPPKDLQDMQNTLRRLGVFLALVMVVLMIVLGVR; encoded by the coding sequence ATGCTCTGGTCGGACCCCGAAGACGAGCCGCCGAAGGACCTGCAGGACATGCAGAACACCCTCCGGCGGCTCGGCGTCTTCCTGGCCCTGGTGATGGTCGTCCTGATGATCGTGCTGGGCGTGAGGTGA
- a CDS encoding nucleoside triphosphate pyrophosphatase, with the protein MRRLVLASQSPARLNLLRQAGLAPEVIVSGVDEEAVTAPTPADLALALAEAKASVVAARPDVQGAIVIGCDSVLDLDGRALGKPGDAEEATARWKSMRGRAGTLQTGHCVWDTASKRWVSAVASTVVRFGEPTDEEIAAYVATGEPLYVAGAFTLDGRSAPFVEGIDGDHGNVIGISLPLVRRLLAELGVGITELWAPAE; encoded by the coding sequence ATGCGCAGACTCGTCCTCGCCTCCCAGTCCCCCGCCCGGCTGAACCTCCTGCGCCAGGCGGGCCTCGCCCCCGAGGTGATCGTCAGCGGCGTCGACGAGGAGGCCGTCACCGCACCCACCCCGGCCGACCTGGCCCTCGCCCTCGCGGAGGCGAAGGCGTCCGTCGTCGCCGCCCGCCCCGACGTGCAGGGCGCGATCGTCATCGGCTGCGACTCCGTGCTCGACCTCGACGGCCGCGCCCTCGGCAAGCCGGGCGACGCCGAGGAGGCCACCGCCCGCTGGAAGTCGATGCGCGGCCGGGCCGGCACCCTGCAGACCGGGCACTGCGTCTGGGACACGGCGAGCAAGCGCTGGGTGTCGGCGGTCGCGTCCACGGTCGTACGGTTCGGCGAGCCCACCGACGAGGAGATCGCCGCGTACGTCGCCACCGGCGAACCCCTCTACGTGGCCGGAGCGTTCACCCTGGACGGCCGCAGCGCGCCGTTCGTCGAAGGCATCGACGGCGACCACGGCAACGTGATCGGCATCAGCCTGCCCCTGGTCCGCCGGCTCCTGGCGGAGCTCGGCGTCGGCATCACGGAGTTGTGGGCGCCGGCGGAGTGA
- a CDS encoding biotin carboxylase N-terminal domain-containing protein: protein MRKVLIANRGEIAVRVARACRDAGIASVAVYAEPDRDALHVRAADEAFALGGDTPATSYLDISKVLNAAREAGADAVHPGYGFLSENAEFAQAVLDAGLTWIGPPPQAIRDLGDKVAARHIAQRAGAPLVAGTPDPVSGADEVVAFAEEHGLPIAIKAAFGGGGRGLKVARTLEEVPELYDSAVREAVAAFGRGECFVERYLDRPRHVETQCLADTHGNVVVVSTRDCSLQRRHQKLVEEAPAPFLSEAQMAELYRASKAILKEAGYVGAGTCEFLVGQDGTISFLEVNTRLQVEHPVTEEVAGIDLVREMFRIADGEELGYGDPELRGHSFEFRINGEDPGRNFLPAPGTVTRFDAPSGPGVRLDAGVEAGSVIGPAWDSLLAKLVVTGRTRAEALQRAARALDEFQVEGMATAIPFHRVVVRDPAFAPELTGSEDPFTVHTRWIETEFVNEIKPFTAPADAEAEEEAGRETVVVEVGGKRLEVSLPASLGMTLARTGLAAGAKPKRRAAKKSGPAASGDTLASPMQGTIVKVAVEEGQEVEEGDLIVVLEAMKMEQPLNAHKAGTVKGLAAEVGASLTSGAVICEIKD from the coding sequence GTGCGCAAGGTGCTCATCGCCAACCGTGGCGAAATCGCTGTCCGCGTGGCCCGGGCCTGCCGGGACGCCGGGATCGCGAGCGTGGCCGTCTACGCGGAACCGGACCGGGACGCTCTGCACGTCCGCGCCGCGGATGAGGCGTTCGCCCTGGGCGGTGACACCCCCGCCACCAGCTACCTGGACATCTCCAAGGTCCTCAACGCCGCCCGCGAAGCCGGCGCGGACGCCGTCCACCCCGGCTACGGGTTCCTCTCGGAGAACGCCGAGTTCGCGCAGGCGGTCCTGGACGCGGGCCTGACCTGGATCGGCCCGCCGCCGCAGGCCATCCGAGACCTGGGCGACAAGGTGGCCGCCCGGCACATCGCCCAGCGGGCGGGCGCGCCCCTGGTGGCCGGCACCCCGGACCCGGTCTCGGGTGCCGACGAGGTCGTGGCGTTCGCCGAGGAGCACGGCCTGCCGATCGCCATCAAGGCGGCCTTCGGCGGCGGCGGGCGCGGGCTGAAGGTCGCCCGCACCCTCGAAGAGGTCCCGGAGCTGTACGACTCCGCCGTCCGTGAGGCGGTGGCCGCCTTCGGCCGCGGCGAGTGCTTCGTGGAGCGCTACCTGGACCGCCCCCGGCACGTGGAGACCCAGTGCCTGGCCGACACCCACGGCAACGTCGTGGTCGTCTCCACCCGTGACTGCTCGCTCCAGCGCCGCCACCAGAAGCTGGTCGAGGAGGCCCCCGCGCCCTTCCTCTCCGAGGCCCAGATGGCCGAGCTGTACCGCGCCTCCAAGGCCATCCTCAAGGAGGCCGGCTACGTCGGCGCGGGCACCTGCGAGTTCCTGGTCGGGCAGGACGGCACGATCTCCTTCCTGGAGGTCAACACCCGCCTCCAGGTCGAGCACCCGGTGACCGAGGAGGTCGCCGGCATCGACCTGGTCCGCGAGATGTTCCGCATCGCCGACGGCGAGGAACTCGGCTACGGCGACCCGGAGCTGCGCGGTCATTCCTTCGAGTTCCGCATCAACGGCGAGGACCCGGGCCGCAACTTCCTGCCCGCCCCCGGCACGGTCACCCGCTTCGACGCGCCCTCCGGCCCCGGTGTCCGCCTGGACGCGGGCGTGGAGGCCGGCTCGGTCATCGGCCCCGCCTGGGACTCCCTGCTGGCCAAGCTGGTCGTCACCGGCCGGACCCGCGCCGAGGCCCTGCAGCGGGCCGCCCGGGCCCTGGACGAGTTCCAGGTCGAGGGCATGGCCACGGCGATCCCGTTCCACCGGGTCGTCGTCCGTGACCCGGCGTTCGCTCCCGAGCTGACGGGCTCCGAGGACCCGTTCACGGTCCACACCCGGTGGATCGAGACCGAGTTCGTCAACGAGATCAAGCCCTTCACCGCCCCGGCCGACGCCGAGGCCGAGGAGGAGGCCGGCCGCGAGACGGTCGTCGTCGAGGTCGGCGGCAAGCGCCTGGAGGTCTCCCTCCCGGCGTCCCTGGGGATGACCCTGGCCCGCACCGGCCTGGCCGCGGGCGCCAAGCCGAAGCGCCGCGCCGCGAAGAAGTCCGGCCCGGCCGCCTCCGGCGACACCCTCGCCTCGCCGATGCAGGGCACGATCGTCAAGGTCGCGGTCGAGGAGGGCCAGGAGGTCGAGGAGGGCGACCTGATCGTCGTACTCGAGGCGATGAAGATGGAGCAGCCGCTCAACGCCCACAAGGCCGGCACCGTCAAGGGCCTCGCGGCCGAGGTCGGCGCCTCCCTCACCTCCGGCGCCGTGATCTGCGAGATCAAGGACTGA
- a CDS encoding TetR/AcrR family transcriptional regulator, whose amino-acid sequence MRADARRNHDRLLAEARAVFAEHGTDASLEDVARRAGVGIGTLYRHFPNRHALLSAVFEDSVRELLATASGLQTAANPCQALLTWLREVVAHAAAYRGLSRALMSATPTSALSRCGTPMREAGTALLTRAQHAGTVRADVRITDLLQLTHAIALAAEESPGDPDLADRLLELTLRGLT is encoded by the coding sequence ATGCGTGCGGATGCCCGCCGCAATCACGACCGGCTGCTGGCCGAGGCCCGCGCCGTCTTCGCCGAGCACGGCACGGACGCCTCGCTGGAGGACGTGGCCCGCCGGGCGGGGGTGGGCATCGGCACTCTCTACCGCCACTTCCCGAACCGGCACGCCCTGCTGAGCGCGGTCTTCGAGGACTCGGTGCGCGAACTCCTGGCCACGGCCTCCGGCTTGCAGACCGCGGCCAACCCCTGCCAGGCCCTGCTGACCTGGCTCCGCGAGGTGGTCGCCCACGCGGCGGCCTACCGGGGCCTGTCGAGGGCCCTGATGTCAGCCACCCCGACCTCTGCCCTGTCCCGCTGCGGCACCCCGATGCGGGAGGCGGGCACGGCCCTGCTGACCCGCGCTCAGCACGCGGGCACGGTAAGGGCGGACGTACGGATCACTGACCTCCTCCAACTCACCCACGCCATCGCCCTGGCGGCGGAGGAGTCACCCGGAGACCCGGATCTTGCAGACAGATTGCTGGAACTGACGTTGCGCGGACTCACGTAG
- a CDS encoding DeoR/GlpR family DNA-binding transcription regulator, with protein sequence MFAAERRQLILEMVRANGAVSLRELARVVQTSEVTVRRDVRALEAEGLLDRRHGGAVLPGGFTRESGFPQKSHLATAEKTAIADLAASLVEEGEAIVVGAGTTTQELARRLARVPGLTVVTNSLLVAQALAHANRVEVVMTGGTLRGSNYALVGSGAEQSLQGLRVSKAFLSGSGLTAERGLSTSNMLSASVDRALVQAAAEVVILADHTKLGTDTMFQTVPTDVITRLVTDEPPPHDDRAVTELQALADQGVQIAVAGASGNQGGDQVPARQQHQQRRDVALPGPRRSQGPGAGLRSASMLGGEQPTGGERGRVADMRRR encoded by the coding sequence GTGTTCGCTGCAGAACGTCGCCAATTGATCCTCGAAATGGTGCGAGCGAACGGGGCCGTGTCGCTCCGTGAGCTCGCCCGCGTCGTCCAGACCTCAGAAGTGACCGTACGGCGGGACGTGCGCGCACTGGAGGCAGAAGGACTCCTCGACCGCCGGCACGGCGGTGCGGTACTGCCGGGCGGGTTCACGCGGGAGTCCGGCTTTCCGCAGAAATCTCATCTCGCGACCGCCGAGAAGACGGCCATCGCCGATCTCGCCGCGAGCCTCGTCGAAGAGGGCGAGGCCATCGTGGTCGGGGCGGGTACCACCACGCAGGAGCTCGCCCGCCGGCTGGCGAGAGTGCCCGGCCTGACCGTCGTCACCAACTCGCTGCTGGTGGCACAGGCCTTGGCCCATGCCAACCGGGTCGAGGTCGTGATGACCGGCGGCACCCTGCGGGGCTCCAACTACGCGCTCGTCGGCTCCGGTGCGGAGCAGTCCCTGCAGGGGCTGCGCGTGTCGAAGGCCTTCCTGTCCGGGAGCGGCCTGACGGCCGAGCGGGGGCTGTCCACGTCCAACATGCTGTCGGCGTCCGTCGACCGGGCGCTGGTGCAGGCCGCCGCGGAGGTCGTCATCCTCGCCGACCACACCAAGCTCGGCACGGACACGATGTTCCAGACCGTGCCGACCGATGTCATCACCCGGCTGGTCACCGACGAGCCGCCGCCCCACGACGACCGCGCCGTCACCGAGCTGCAGGCCCTTGCCGACCAGGGGGTGCAGATCGCCGTGGCCGGGGCGTCCGGGAACCAGGGGGGTGATCAGGTCCCGGCGCGTCAGCAGCATCAACAGCGCCGGGACGTCGCCCTGCCCGGACCGCGGCGGAGTCAGGGGCCGGGGGCGGGGTTGCGGTCGGCTTCGATGCTGGGGGGAGAGCAGCCGACGGGGGGCGAGCGGGGGCGGGTCGCTGACATGCGGCGGCGGTGA